The proteins below come from a single Triticum aestivum cultivar Chinese Spring chromosome 5D, IWGSC CS RefSeq v2.1, whole genome shotgun sequence genomic window:
- the LOC123124642 gene encoding uncharacterized protein: protein MAKSGTEEWRRNADTHKMSPEEVRAAGVEASMRPPGRGGAGEVLHQRGGRLPYGPGTMALMGFGIVGAIGYLVLYQKARPGTPATEVAKVAVGHGDPAVGREVQKRQDEAQPPPPPREGK from the coding sequence ATGGCGAAGAGCGGCACGGAGGAGTGGCGTCGCAACGCCGACACGCACAAGATGAGTCCGGAGGAGGTCCGGGCCGCGGGGGTGGAGGCGTCCATGCGCCCGCCGGGCCGTGGCGGCGCCGGGGAGGTCCTGCACCAGCGAGGCGGCCGCCTGCCGTACGGGCCCGGGACGATGGCGCTGATGGGGTTCGGCATCGTCGGCGCCATCGGCTACCTGGTGCTGTACCAGAAGGCGAGGCCAGGCACGCCGGCCACGGAGGTCGCCAAGGTGGCCGTCGGACACGGCGACCCTGCCGTCGGCCGCGAGGTCCAGAAGCGCCAAGACGAagcgcagccgccgccaccgccacgcgAAGGGAAGTAG